Proteins encoded in a region of the Trypanosoma brucei gambiense DAL972 chromosome 11, complete sequence genome:
- a CDS encoding aminomethyltransferase, putative: MSTSLRHTALHAFHVGRRARMAPFSGYDMPINYAAGAVREHLHTREAASIFDVSHFGVVEVFGADREKFLEWLTPSAPSRLPSGKAALTMFLNDRAGVKDDCIVTRYDDRLVVVVNAGCKDKMIAYMRQSVADFTGDVALEMEDRAIVTVQGPKAASALAPHVEDLDKLLFMQGRQDVDIRGMRIKTLTRCSYSGEDGFDIVMREEDALPIVELLLQNPDVQAAGLAARDTLRTEAGLNLYSHELSEDIDPVAARCMWCVPKHRMTEGGFVGHERLAQLVKKAKELVPRVRVGILAAPERGPIPRNGTPVLVEGKCVGVVTSGVPSPTLGRNIALGYVDRSYSNIGQQVGLDVRGKLVKAEIVNSRFVAPRYYRG; the protein is encoded by the coding sequence ATGTCAACTTCTCTACGGCACACGGCTTTACATGCCTTCCACGTTGGTCGTCGAGCGCGCATGGCACCATTTTCCGGGTACGACATGCCCATAAACTATGCGGCGGGAGCTGTTCGCGAGCATCTCCACACCCGTGAGGCCGCCAGTATTTTCGACGTGTCACATTTCGGTGTGGTAGAGGTGTTTGGTGCCGACCGTGAGAAGTTCTTGGAGTGGCTGACGCCGTCCGCGCCCTCACGGCTGCCCAGTGGGAAAGCTGCACTCACCATGTTTCTAAACGACCGAGCAGGTGTAAAAGATGACTGTATTGTGACTAGGTATGACGATCGTCTCGTAGTCGTTGTGAATGCGGGATGTAAGGACAAGATGATTGCATATATGCGGCAGAGCGTTGCCGATTTTACTGGCGATGTTGCGCTGGAGATGGAGGATCGCGCCATTGTGACAGTACAAGGACCCAAAGCCGCGAGCGCGCTCGCGCCACATGTGGAAGATCTGGACAAGTTGCTTTTCATGCAGGGCAGACAAGATGTGGACATTCGCGGCATGCGTATTAAGACTCTTACTCGTTGCAGCTACTCCGGAGAAGATGGCTTCGATATAGTTATGCGCGAGGAAGACGCCTTGCCTATCGTTGAGCTTCTGCTGCAAAACCCTGATGTTCAGGCCGCCGGCCTTGCTGCGCGCGACACCCTTCGAACGGAGGCGGGTCTTAACCTGTATTCCCATGAATTGTCAGAGGACATAGACCCCGTTGCTGCCCGCTGCATGTGGTGTGTGCCGAAGCACCGTATGACCGAAGGTGGGTTTGTTGGTCATGAGCGGCTGGCGCAACTGGTAAAGAAGGCGAAAGAGCTGGTTCCTCGAGTGCGTGTTGGTATACTCGCCGCCCCTGAACGTGGACCCATCCCTCGCAATGGAACTCCGGTGCTTGTGGAGGGCAAATGTGTCGGCGTGGTCACGAGCGGGGTTCCATCCCCAACGCTCGGACGTAACATTGCACTGGGCTATGTTGATCGAAGTTACTCAAATATTGGTCAACAAGTGGGGCTTGACGTCCGTGGAAAGCTTGTGAAGGCGGAAATAGTGAACTCAAGGTTTGTTGCCCCGCGCTATTATAGGGGATGA
- a CDS encoding 40S ribosomal protein S27, putative yields the protein MGFFDSDLSYPTVRTERMKHKRRRLVQGPNSYFMDVKCPGCKNITVVYSHATSEVKCNGCATLLCRPTGGKAMLVTGCGFRKKPDH from the coding sequence ATGGGTTTCTTCGATTCGGATCTCAGCTACCCCACGGTGCGCACTGAGCGCATGAAGCACAAGCGCCGTCGTCTTGTGCAGGGCCCCAATTCGTACTTCATGGATGTCAAGTGTCCCGGATGCAAGAACATCACTGTGGTATACAGCCATGCCACGTCAGAGGTTAAGTGCAATGGCTGCGCTACCTTGCTTTGCCGCCCCACCGGTGGCAAGGCAATGCTGGTAACTGGCTGCGGGTTCCGCAAAAAGCCAGACCACTAA
- a CDS encoding calmodulin, putative, giving the protein MADLLTVEQITELKEAFAVFDTDCDGNITVDDLSNVFAAIGQKVSREKLQMMMNEADLDSNGVIDFPEFLTLVATKLNDPEEKELKLRRAFELYDLGNTGFITTTDLRIVMERLGCYLTPEKAFEMINEADLDGDGRLSYEEFRRVMVEDSGSIPKKEAFSTD; this is encoded by the coding sequence ATGGCGGACCTCTTAACGGTAGAGCAAATCACCGAACTGAAGGAAGCATTCGCTGTTTTCGACACAGATTGCGATGGCAACATTACTGTTGATGATCTTTCTAATGTTTTCGCGGCAATTGGACAGAAAGTTTCCCGGGAAAAACtgcagatgatgatgaacgaAGCAGACTTAGACTCAAATGGTGTGATTGATTTCCCGGAGTTTCTTACCCTTGTCGCTACGAAACTAAATGACCCGGAGGAAAAAGAGCTCAAATTGCGTCGGGCATTCGAACTTTACGATCTTGGTAACACTGGTTTCATAACTACAACCGACTTGAGAATCGTGATGGAGCGACTAGGTTGTTACCTTACTCCAGAAAAGGCGTTCGAGATGATAAATGAAGCGGATTTAGACGGAGATGGTCGACTAAGTTACGAGGAGTTCAGACGAGTTATGGTCGAAGATAGTGGATCCATACCGAAGAAGGAAGCGTTTTCAACCGATTAA
- a CDS encoding NUDIX hydrolase, conserved, putative → MRDRYIRVGLNVLQERKYLRLCEITYTAEKNGTPEGAREVGDISASKWELVQRTTRQVPLDRYQRTPAPLAVDSTEICAFLSRGNESFLILVAQYRPPLDAVVIEFPAGLIDPGEDAKMAALRELKEETGYSACVEDVFDVSDPVCLEPGLSDSCCQFVKIRVDGDSEMNCKPQPQLDDGEDIDVILLPLKLGKNVESDVTPTKMLKRLVAQKEEMNNRTIVDARLYMFLEGLSFFKHTSLKIATL, encoded by the coding sequence ATGAGGGACCGCTATATCAGAGTTGGGTTGAATGTTTTACAGGAACGGAAGTACTTGAGACTTTGTGAAATCACTTACACTGCGGAGAAGAATGGAACGCCAGAAGGAGCCCGAGAAGTGGGTGATATTTCTGCAAGTAAATGGGAGTTAGTTCAGAGGACCACCAGACAAGTTCCGTTGGATAGGTACCAGAGAACGCCCGCACCTCTGGCTGTTGATAGCACTGAAATCtgtgcttttctttctcgcGGTAATGAAAGTTTTCTGATCCTTGTTGCGCAATATCGCCCACCCCTCGATGCTGTTGTCATCGAGTTCCCCGCAGGGTTAATTGACCCCGGGGAAGATGCGAAAATGGCGGCCTTGAGGGAGcttaaagaagaaacaggaTATTCCGCCTGTGTGGAAGATGTCTTTGATGTCTCTGATCCTGTTTGTCTTGAACCAGGTTTATCGGACTCTTGCTGCCAGTTTGTTAAAATACGTGTGGACGGAGATTCAGAAATGAACTGTAAACCACAACCTCAGCTAGACGACGGGGAGGACATCGATGTCATTTTGCTCCCACTAAAGTTAGGGAAAAATGTCGAAAGCGACGTTACACCCACTAAGATGTTGAAGCGCCTGGTTGcccaaaaggaagaaatgaatAATCGTACGATAGTCGATGCGCGACTGTATATGTTTTTGGAGggcctttctttctttaagcATACGAGTCTGAAAATAGCAACTCTCTGA
- a CDS encoding 60S ribosomal protein L34, putative — protein sequence MSCPRVQYRRRMHYATRGNRMRLVRTPGNRLVMQKRGKRSQGPHTPWVLGHKRLAGTKALRHTKARLAPRHQKTTSRPYGGVLSHEQVRDRIVRAFLIEEQRIVERALKAHAKVQKEKKRRAAKRKSKEEKVAAVAKKVAAKVGAKSVIAKKEAPKRKAGKAPVGAKLKK from the coding sequence ATGTCTTGCCCCCGTGTGCAATACCGCCGTCGCATGCATTACGCCACGCGTGGCAACCGCATGCGCCTAGTGCGAACACCCGGCAATCGCCTAGTGATGCAGAAGCGCGGTAAGCGGTCGCAGGGCCCACACACTCCGTGGGTACTTGGCCACAAACGTCTCGCTGGCACGAAGGCGTTGCGTCACACAAAGGCGCGTCTCGCCCCACGTCATCAGAAGACGACTTCGCGCCCATACGGCGGTGTGTTGAGCCACGAACAGGTACGCGACCGCATCGTCCGTGCCTTCCTCATTGAGGAGCAGCGCATTGTGGAGCGGGCCCTGAAGGCTCACGCGAAGGtccagaaggaaaagaagcgcCGCGCCGCCAAGAGGAAGAGCAAGGAAGAGAAGGTGGCTGCCGTGGCAAAGAAGGTAGCGGCGAAGGTTGGCGCCAAATCCGTCATTGCAAAGAAGGAGGCACCCAAGAGGAAGGCTGGTAAGGCCCCTGTTGGTGCGAAGCTGAAGAAATAG
- a CDS encoding 60S ribosomal protein L10a, putative, which produces MSKIPPALLSEAIQNVLKDRKERKFKESIDLQVNLKNYDPQKDKRFSGSVRLPHVCRPRMTVCLLCDLVHEDIAKKNDVPTMNQEELKKLNKNKKLVKKMCNQYDAFLCSESIIKTVPRLVGPHMHRVGKFPTVCAQNESLPDKVLELQSTVKFQLKKVLCLGTCVGHVDMTEDQVRQNVVMAINFLVSLLKKNWQNLKSAYIKSTMGKSQRIY; this is translated from the coding sequence ATGTCGAAGATCCCTCCAGCACTGctttctgaggctattcaaaaTGTGTTGAAAGATCGCAAGGAGCGTAAGTTCAAGGAGAGCATTGATTTGCAAGTAAACCTGAAGAACTACGACCCCCAAAAGGACAAGCGTTTCTCTGGTTCTGTGCGCCTCCCGCACGTGTGCCGCCCCCGTATGACTGTCTGCCTTCTCTGTGACCTCGTGCACGAGGATATCGCCAAGAAGAATGACGTCCCGACCATGAACCAGGAGGAACTGAAGAAACTgaacaagaacaagaagCTGGTGAAAAAGATGTGTAACCAGTACGATGCCTTCTTGTGTTCGGAGTCTATCATTAAGACAGTCCCGCGTCTTGTCGGCCCTCACATGCATCGTGTAGGTAAGTTCCCTACGGTGTGTGCGCAGAATGAGAGCCTGCCGGACAAGGTGCTCGAGCTTCAGTCCACAGTGAAGTTTCAGCTCAAGAAGGTGCTCTGCCTTGGAACATGCGTCGGCCATGTCGATATGACGGAAGATCAGGTACGCCAGAATGTTGTTATGGCGATCAACTTCCTTGTGTCtttgttgaagaagaacTGGCAGAATCTGAAATCCGCGTACATCAAGTCGACTATGGGGAAGTCGCAGCGTATCTACTAA
- a CDS encoding nascent polypeptide associated complex alpha subunit, putative: MPSITQETLRRRAEFVRTGGRGSVRRTVKVAHRNTGDDKKVQQVLKRLNVSPFNDVDDAVLYRHDGTAYYFEKPKVQASMQSQCFVVSGAYDVKEASEVPS; the protein is encoded by the coding sequence ATGCCCTCTATTACTCAGGAGACGCTCCGCAGGCGCGCAGAATTTGTTCGCACAGGAGGCCGCGGTTCAGTACGCCGTACCGTGAAGGTAGCACATCGCAATACCGGGGACGACAAGAAAGTGCAACAAGTGCTGAAACGCCTCAACGTGTCACCCTTCAACGACGTGGACGATGCCGTTCTGTACCGTCATGACGGTACTGCGTACTATTTTGAGAAACCGAAGGTACAGGCATCCATGCAGTCGCAATGCTTCGTCGTGAGCGGTGCGTACGATGTGAAGGAGGCAAGCGAAGTGCCTTCATAG